Proteins encoded in a region of the Elizabethkingia bruuniana genome:
- a CDS encoding type I restriction endonuclease subunit R, translating to MDTPSFIEDHISQIPALKLLMNMGWKYLSPEEALAARGGRSSNVLLEDILKSQVQKINKIDYKQKEFAFSESNINNAILAIRDLPVQDGFIAANKAYYELITLGKSFDQTVLGDKKSFSFRYIDWEKSENNIYHITEEYSVLRSDRADHYRPDIVLFINGIPMVIIECKSPKIKEPVEKAIEQHLRNQQEDGIRSLYLYSNLTFALASNEAKYGTTATSKEFWGVWKEMFRTKEEERFWENKINILKHKALPENERTVLFKERFRKVWQYFENLEQEEQVITTQDKLLFSFCHPKRLLEIIYDFTLYDDGIKKVARYQQYFAIKNTLTRILKIDTKGNHEGGVIWHTQGSGKSLTMVMLAQLIASHPNIKNPKILLVTDRIDLDDQITETFKKCHVPVVNADKGASKEIAKKLRGEILDDNEQEKLKKDTSLLKLITESGDAVITTLIHKFEAAVNASPQSFDSSEIYILIDEGHRSQYGSFNVKMQKVFPNACFIAFTGTPLLKKEKSTASKFGGIIDVYSITDAVEDGAVVPLLYEGRHNLIEVNEKPLDNYFDKVSEPLTPYGKAALKRKYSSKNILNKADQVIYARAWDITEHYVDNFQGTGFKGQLVTPNKATAIKYKEYLDEIGKVSSEIIMSAPDTREGEEDAFDVSDDKVKKFWNVRMDKYGTQDKYEKSVIGAFKKQDFPEIIIVVDKLLTGFDAPRNIALYLTRQLKEHTLLQAIARVNRVYPGKDYGYIIDYFGNLENLDNAIQTYSGENMFDAEDLAGSWTNIVEEIKKLPQAHSEVWDIFKTIKNKYDEPAYEELLSDEAIRHQFYEKVSAFARLLKLALSSIDFANNTPEKQIDKYKSDLKFFLALRVSVKRRFSDDIDYKEYEPQVQKLIDKHITTEGEVLRITDLVDIFDKEQREAEVEKLSSKSAKADHIASRTIRAINIKMNEDPIFYKKLSKLIREAIEEYHQQRIDEAEFLKKAKEYEEAFLKGERGNIPNALLGNDTGIAIYNLITDIFKDVLSDKIEVATELALGIDQVIRSVVYQNDQLMVDWQNKPDIEGKIRIAIDDYIFDLKSKYDIDLSFDDIDQTVEEALKVAKIKFV from the coding sequence ATGGACACACCCTCATTCATAGAAGACCATATTTCCCAAATTCCGGCGTTAAAATTGCTGATGAATATGGGCTGGAAATACCTATCGCCAGAGGAGGCTTTAGCAGCCCGTGGAGGAAGAAGCTCGAATGTGCTATTAGAAGATATTCTAAAAAGCCAAGTACAGAAGATTAATAAAATTGATTATAAGCAAAAGGAATTTGCTTTTTCCGAATCTAACATCAACAATGCAATACTTGCAATCAGGGATTTACCAGTACAAGATGGTTTTATAGCAGCGAATAAGGCCTATTACGAACTCATCACATTAGGGAAAAGTTTTGACCAAACGGTTTTAGGTGATAAAAAAAGTTTCTCTTTTCGTTATATTGACTGGGAAAAGTCGGAAAACAACATCTATCACATAACTGAAGAATATAGTGTACTACGTTCAGATAGAGCCGATCATTACCGACCAGATATTGTACTATTTATTAATGGTATTCCGATGGTCATTATTGAATGTAAGTCGCCTAAAATAAAAGAGCCTGTAGAAAAAGCCATTGAACAGCATTTAAGAAACCAGCAAGAAGACGGAATTCGAAGCTTGTATTTGTACTCCAATCTTACATTTGCTTTGGCCTCTAATGAAGCAAAATATGGTACAACCGCTACCAGCAAAGAATTTTGGGGAGTTTGGAAAGAAATGTTCCGTACTAAAGAAGAAGAACGTTTTTGGGAAAATAAAATCAACATTTTAAAGCACAAAGCTTTACCAGAAAATGAGCGTACAGTATTATTTAAAGAACGATTTAGAAAGGTCTGGCAATATTTTGAAAATTTAGAACAAGAGGAACAGGTTATTACTACGCAGGATAAACTACTCTTTAGTTTTTGCCATCCCAAACGATTATTGGAAATTATATATGATTTCACTTTGTATGATGACGGTATCAAAAAAGTAGCCCGATACCAGCAGTATTTTGCGATTAAAAACACGTTGACTAGAATCCTAAAAATCGATACCAAAGGTAATCACGAAGGTGGTGTGATTTGGCATACACAAGGAAGCGGAAAATCTTTGACTATGGTGATGCTAGCTCAATTAATTGCTTCACATCCGAATATTAAAAATCCTAAGATACTTTTGGTAACAGATCGTATTGATCTGGATGACCAGATAACAGAAACGTTCAAAAAATGTCATGTGCCAGTAGTTAATGCTGATAAAGGAGCATCAAAGGAAATAGCTAAAAAACTCAGAGGGGAAATACTGGATGATAACGAACAGGAAAAATTAAAGAAGGATACCAGCCTTTTAAAATTGATTACAGAATCCGGCGATGCAGTCATCACCACCCTAATTCATAAATTTGAAGCTGCTGTTAATGCAAGCCCTCAATCATTTGATAGCTCAGAAATTTACATTTTGATAGACGAAGGACACCGTTCACAATACGGTTCTTTCAATGTCAAAATGCAGAAAGTATTTCCAAATGCCTGTTTTATCGCATTTACTGGGACGCCATTGTTGAAAAAAGAAAAAAGCACAGCGAGTAAGTTTGGAGGCATTATCGATGTGTATTCGATTACGGATGCCGTAGAAGACGGAGCCGTTGTCCCTTTGTTATATGAAGGCAGGCATAACCTTATTGAGGTTAATGAAAAACCGTTGGATAATTATTTTGACAAGGTTTCGGAACCACTTACACCCTACGGAAAAGCGGCTTTGAAGAGAAAATACAGTTCGAAAAATATCCTTAATAAAGCCGATCAGGTTATTTACGCCAGAGCCTGGGATATCACTGAACATTATGTGGATAATTTTCAAGGCACTGGTTTTAAAGGGCAGCTGGTAACACCCAATAAAGCCACAGCAATTAAATACAAAGAGTATTTGGACGAAATTGGCAAAGTAAGCTCTGAAATAATCATGTCTGCTCCCGACACTCGGGAAGGCGAAGAAGACGCCTTTGATGTATCGGACGATAAAGTGAAAAAATTCTGGAATGTCCGAATGGATAAATACGGCACACAGGATAAATATGAAAAGTCTGTAATCGGTGCGTTTAAAAAACAAGACTTTCCTGAAATTATCATAGTGGTGGACAAACTACTGACGGGTTTTGATGCTCCAAGAAATATTGCGTTGTATTTGACCCGTCAATTAAAAGAACATACTTTGTTACAAGCTATTGCTCGTGTAAATCGTGTGTATCCTGGAAAGGATTATGGTTATATAATAGACTATTTTGGTAATTTGGAGAACTTGGACAACGCCATTCAGACATATTCCGGTGAGAATATGTTTGATGCAGAAGATTTAGCCGGAAGCTGGACAAATATAGTAGAAGAAATCAAAAAATTACCTCAGGCACATTCCGAGGTTTGGGATATTTTCAAAACTATTAAAAACAAATATGATGAACCGGCTTATGAAGAATTGCTTAGCGATGAAGCTATCCGGCATCAGTTTTATGAGAAAGTATCTGCTTTTGCACGTTTACTAAAACTGGCATTATCCAGTATTGATTTTGCTAACAACACCCCTGAAAAACAAATTGACAAGTATAAGTCTGATTTGAAATTCTTTTTGGCATTGCGTGTTTCTGTCAAAAGGAGATTTTCTGATGATATTGACTACAAGGAATATGAGCCACAGGTACAAAAATTAATTGACAAGCATATCACGACAGAGGGCGAAGTGCTTAGGATAACGGATTTAGTCGATATTTTTGACAAAGAACAACGAGAAGCTGAAGTTGAGAAATTAAGCAGTAAATCTGCTAAAGCGGATCATATCGCCAGCAGAACTATTCGAGCCATCAATATCAAAATGAATGAGGATCCCATCTTTTATAAAAAGCTGTCTAAACTCATTCGTGAAGCGATTGAAGAATATCATCAGCAAAGAATTGACGAAGCTGAATTCCTAAAAAAAGCTAAAGAGTATGAGGAGGCATTTTTAAAAGGAGAACGAGGGAATATTCCAAATGCTTTGCTAGGAAATGATACAGGTATTGCTATTTATAATCTTATAACTGATATTTTTAAAGATGTGCTTTCTGATAAAATCGAAGTTGCTACAGAGCTTGCTCTTGGTATAGATCAAGTAATCCGTTCAGTAGTATATCAAAATGATCAATTGATGGTAGATTGGCAGAACAAACCTGATATAGAAGGTAAAATTCGCATCGCTATTGATGATTACATCTTCGATTTGAAAAGCAAATACGACATTGACTTGTCTTTCGATGATATTGATCAGACCGTAGAAGAGGCATTAAAAGTAGCTAAAATCAAGTTTGTATGA